One genomic region from Spirulina subsalsa PCC 9445 encodes:
- a CDS encoding GAF domain-containing sensor histidine kinase: protein MVASIKLSTNLSVILSQTHPASEMNLPHNSPPPPPSQSFSQTIIQLLLQDSTAEMKLNQIAQQVACCTQADSCLILSRVGERMSVLQGFWAVDGSSTELLLTQLQSVATLEEDLRGGGESHHWIMGVSPFERCFRLKIPQGGWVILGYLDLPLHPLLTVQDQQSIAEGVAIAFSQLQLQQQVQIGNQYQSLLNPLAHALNRTSDWEDSVTTALAELAQTLGIDRSFALMLKANNPLYKTRSHQKLPSDARATLLGQWHNNNLPPLELPESFWLTDSPLCASAWKAFPEVHGVTEVSPSLSSDGNEIDQILFPLDQVCSWLVIPLVGVNNRGKSSALILGFLVFQSVQKRVWQPHELELASWVTTQLSTAMLHNITLQKVQLLVKDRTEQLERSLDVQAKLYEKTRQQLAQLRELIELKDTFLDAVSHELRTPLTIMKVAIQMLRQADLPLPLQEKYLNVLDQEWQREHNLIQDLLALQRLESHQQEIRVQRLYLRDILNPLDEEFKETWASKKLKTEISYTTIPVVDESSNHPVLLYSDLESLQRILGELLTNAGKYSEKGTTVKIEVCQEVAATGDRIMIRVTNFGEAIAPEDQPHIFEKFTRGQGMTDNAVRGTGLGLALVKSLVEHLHGTIEVESHSGQDGDLGETCFTLTLPQFPESH, encoded by the coding sequence ATGGTTGCCTCTATCAAACTGTCTACCAATCTCTCTGTTATCCTATCCCAGACTCACCCTGCCAGTGAGATGAATCTTCCCCACAATTCTCCTCCCCCCCCTCCGAGTCAAAGTTTTAGTCAGACGATTATTCAATTGTTGCTACAAGACTCGACGGCGGAAATGAAATTGAATCAAATTGCACAACAAGTCGCCTGTTGTACTCAGGCTGATAGTTGTTTGATCTTGTCCCGAGTGGGGGAGAGGATGTCTGTGTTGCAAGGATTTTGGGCGGTTGATGGGTCTTCTACAGAACTCTTGCTCACTCAATTACAGTCTGTGGCCACCCTTGAAGAGGATTTGAGGGGAGGGGGGGAGTCTCACCATTGGATTATGGGGGTGAGTCCTTTTGAGCGTTGTTTTCGCCTCAAAATTCCTCAAGGGGGATGGGTGATTTTGGGCTATTTGGATCTGCCCTTACATCCCTTGCTGACGGTACAGGATCAACAGTCAATTGCGGAGGGGGTGGCGATCGCATTTTCTCAACTCCAACTTCAACAACAGGTTCAAATCGGCAACCAATACCAGAGTTTACTTAATCCCCTTGCCCATGCCTTAAACCGCACATCGGACTGGGAAGATTCTGTGACTACCGCTTTGGCGGAATTAGCCCAAACCCTAGGCATTGACCGCAGTTTTGCCCTGATGCTGAAGGCGAATAACCCCCTCTACAAAACCCGCAGTCATCAAAAATTGCCTTCAGATGCTCGGGCGACTTTGTTGGGACAATGGCATAATAACAACCTCCCCCCTCTAGAATTACCGGAGAGTTTTTGGTTGACAGATTCGCCCCTTTGTGCTAGCGCGTGGAAAGCTTTTCCTGAAGTGCATGGGGTGACGGAAGTTTCCCCAAGTTTGTCCTCGGATGGGAACGAAATTGATCAAATTCTCTTCCCCTTGGATCAAGTTTGTTCTTGGTTAGTGATTCCGTTGGTGGGGGTCAATAATCGGGGCAAATCTTCGGCCTTAATTTTGGGCTTTCTGGTGTTTCAATCTGTCCAAAAACGAGTTTGGCAGCCCCATGAATTGGAGTTAGCCAGTTGGGTGACTACTCAACTGAGTACGGCGATGTTGCACAATATTACGTTGCAGAAAGTGCAGTTGTTGGTGAAGGATCGGACGGAGCAATTAGAAAGAAGTTTAGATGTGCAAGCTAAACTCTATGAAAAAACCCGCCAACAGTTGGCACAATTGCGGGAGTTAATTGAGCTAAAAGATACGTTTTTAGATGCGGTTAGTCATGAACTACGAACGCCTTTAACCATTATGAAAGTGGCGATTCAGATGTTGCGTCAGGCAGATTTACCCCTGCCACTTCAGGAAAAATATTTGAATGTTTTGGATCAAGAATGGCAACGAGAACATAATCTAATTCAAGATTTATTGGCGTTACAAAGGCTGGAATCTCATCAGCAGGAAATTCGGGTACAGCGCCTCTATTTAAGGGATATTTTGAATCCGTTAGATGAAGAGTTTAAGGAAACTTGGGCGAGTAAGAAGTTAAAAACGGAAATTAGTTATACCACGATTCCGGTTGTGGATGAATCCAGTAATCACCCCGTTTTGTTGTATTCGGATTTGGAGAGTTTACAGCGTATTTTAGGGGAGTTGCTGACCAATGCAGGAAAATATTCCGAGAAAGGGACGACGGTAAAAATTGAGGTTTGTCAGGAAGTCGCGGCAACGGGCGATCGCATTATGATCCGAGTCACTAACTTTGGGGAGGCGATCGCACCGGAAGATCAACCCCATATTTTTGAAAAATTTACCCGAGGTCAAGGCATGACAGATAATGCCGTCCGGGGGACTGGATTGGGATTAGCATTAGTGAAAAGCTTAGTCGAACATCTCCACGGAACTATTGAAGTGGAGAGTCATTCCGGGCAAGATGGGGACTTGGGAGAAACTTGTTTTACCCTAACCCTTCCCCAATTCCCAGAAAGCCATTAA